A window from Apostichopus japonicus isolate 1M-3 chromosome 2, ASM3797524v1, whole genome shotgun sequence encodes these proteins:
- the LOC139978637 gene encoding uncharacterized protein encodes MVMVGVRPYLPAKGVQFLLGNDLAGGRVIVNPIVTDKPSTCDNTEQLQKEIPNLFPACAVTRAMSQKLQEVSNSDHSSFSNETNSKHREPPKKCPPKEAFHNSQAEFNLADTFLGRLYNDPDPPLGPLSSLPNGVNPEQSNSVPFEVFSSDSLSREQLLLEQEKDPELTLLCDKAITEDEAENVPVCFYLKKGILMRKWRPPDVSAFDEWRVYHQVVVPKVYRSDVLSLAHETPFSGHLGVNKTYHRILNHFFWPNLKKDVSYFCRTCHTCQLVGKPNQTIPPAPLKPIPAFEEPFSRVIIDCVGPLPKTKSGNQYMLTIMCASTRFPEAIPVRDIKAKTVCKVLIKFFTLVGLPKSVQSDQGSNFMSRVFQQAMYQLNIRQVTSSAYHPQSQGALERFHQTLKSMIRTYCFENVKDWDEGVHFLMFAARESIQESLGFSPFELVFGHRVRGPLKMLKEKWMCETEDLNILDYVCKFKYRLHRACEIARENLKSAQNSMKLRYDKRAVDRSFSPGNKVLVFLPVPNSPLHARYFGPYVIHKKVSDTDYIVLTPDRRKSKRLCHINMLKKYYERNSKDNSFKITSSIVTSEVDCEDEVEGQNVPEMCIKLQNSDVMSNLDKKLCHLSTVQSEQIGSLLRDFSHLFSDSPTRTNLVYHDVDVGDSKSIKQHPYRMNPVKSKHLRDEIQYMLKHDIIEPSDSEWSSPCILVPKPDGSFRFCTDYRKVNTVTRTDSYPIPRVDDCIDRIGNARFVTKFDLLKGYWEIPLTDRAKRVSAFVTPDGLFQYKVMPFGMKNAPATFQRLLNNITASLENCEVYIDDIIVYSNSWYEHVTRIRSLFEKLTEANLTVNLVKSEIAHANVIFLGHVVGQGEVKPVKAKVEAIDKYPVPATKKQLMRFLGMARYYRRFCRNFSDVAAPLTNLLSKSTKFVWTESCQNAFDKIKAILMSSPVLRAPNFSKQFTLATDASDFGVGAVLLQVDDHGVDHPVCYFSKQFNSHQKNYSTIEKETLSLLLGLQHFDVYLGTTSFPIIVLTDHNPLTFLQKMRNKNQRLIRWSLFLQQYNLCIKHIKGKENVIPDVLSRA; translated from the coding sequence ATGGTTATGGTGGGTGTTAGACCATATCTTCCTGCAAAAGGGGTGCAGTTTCTCTTAGGCAATGATTTGGCAGGTGGCAGAGTAATAGTCAATCCAATTGTCACTGACAAGCCGAGCACTTGTGATAACACAGAGCAGTTACAGAAAGAAATTCCTAATCTCTTCCCTGCATGTGCTGTGACTCGCGCTATGTCTCAAAAACTTCAAGAAGTTTCAAATTCGGATCATTCTTCCTTTTCAAACGAGACTAACTCCAAACATAGGGAGCCTCCTAAGAAATGTCCTCCAAAAGAGGCTTTCCATAATTCCCAAGCGGAATTTAATTTGGCTGATACCTTTTTGGGTCGCCTTTATAATGATCCCGACCCTCCTTTGGGTCCCCTAAGTTCGTTACCAAACGGTGTGAACCCAGAACAGTCAAACTCTGTTCCTTTTGAGGTGTTCTCTTCTGATTCCCTGTCAAGAGAACAACTCCTGTTAGAGCAGGAAAAAGATCCTGAACTAACCTTGCTGTGCGACAAGGCAATCACCGAGGACGAAGCAGAAAACGTCCCGGTTTGTTTTTACCTTAAAAAGGGTATATTAATGAGAAAGTGGAGACCACCAGATGTATCCGCATTTGATGAGTGGCGAGTTTATCACCAAGTGGTCGTTCCTAAAGTCTATAGGTCTGATGTATTAAGTTTGGCACATGAGACGCCTTTTTCTGGTCATCTTGGCGTTAACAAAACATACCATCGTATTTTGAATCACTTCTTTTGGCCAAATCTTAAGAAAGATGTTTCTTATTTCTGTAGAACATGTCATACATGTCAACTAGTGGGTAAACCGAATCAAACAATCCCACCAGCACCACTTAAACCAATTCCCGCTTTTGAAGAGCCTTTTAGTAGAGTGATCATAGATTGCGTCGGTCCTCTACCGAAAACTAAATCTGGTAACCAGTATATGCTTACTATAATGTGCGCATCGACAAGGTTCCCCGAAGCTATTCCTGTTAGGGATATTAAGGCTAAGACCGTGTGTAAGGTTTTGATTAAATTCTTTACTTTGGTTGGTTTACCAAAGTCTGTTCAATCCGATCAGGGTTCAAATTTTATGTCAAGAGTTTTCCAACAAGCTATGTATCAGTTGAATATTAGACAAGTTACATCTAGCGCTTATCATCCACAAAGCCAAGGTGCGTTGGAAAGATTCCACCAAACATTGAAGAGTATGATTAGGacatattgttttgaaaatgtaaaagattgGGATGAAGGTGTTCATTTCTTAATGTTTGCTGCCCGAGAGTCAATTCAAGAGTCATTAGGGTTTAGCCCGTTCGAGCTTGTGTTTGGTCACAGAGTTCGTGGTCCActaaaaatgttgaaagaaaaGTGGATGTGCGAGACAGAAGACCTGAATATTCTTGATTATGTCTGTAAGTTCAAGTACAGACTTCACAGAGCATGTGAGATTGCCAGAGAAAACCTAAAGAGTGCTCAAAATAGCATGAAACTTAGATATGACAAACGTGCGGTAGATAGATCATTTTCACCTGGAAACAAGGTATTAGTGTTTTTGCCAGTTCCTAATTCACCATTGCATGCTCGATATTTTGGCCCTTATGTTATTCACAAAAAAGTGAGTGACACTGATTACATTGTTTTGACTCCGGACAGACGTAAATCCAAGAGATTGTGTCATATTAACATGCTTAAGAAATATTACGAGAGAAACTCTAAGGATAATAGTTTCAAGATTACGTCATCAATTGTTACTTCTGAAGTAGATTGTGAAGATGAGGTCGAAGGTCAAAATGTTCCAGAAATGTGTATTAAATTGCAAAATTCTGATGTAATGTCAAACCTTGATAAGAAGTTATGCCATTTGTCAACTGTTCAAAGTGAGCAAATCGGTTCATTGTTGCGAGATTTTTCACATCTATTTTCAGACAGTCCGACCAGGACTAATCTAGTGTATCACGATGTTGATGTGGGTGATTCGAAGTCAATTAAGCAACACCCATATAGAATGAATCCTGTAAAATCTAAGCATCTGCGTGATGAAATTCAGTATATGTTGAAACATGATATTATTGAACCTAGCGACAGTGAGTGGTCTTCTCCATGTATTTTGGTTCCCAAACCAGACGGAAGTTTTAGATTTTGTACCGATTATCGGAAAGTAAACACCGTTACACGGACCGATTCATACCCCATCCCTAGAGTGGATGATTGTATTGATAGAATTGGTAATGCAAGGTTCGTAACGAAGTTTGACTTGCTAAAAGGGTACTGGGAAATACCACTCACTGATCGAGCTAAGAGAGTGTCGGCATTCGTTACACCCGATGGGTTATTTCAATATAAAGTAATGCCGTTCGGAATGAAGAACGCTCCAGCGACATTCCAACGTTTGTTAAACAATATAACTGCCAGTTTAGAAAATTGTGAAGTTTATATTGATGACATTATTGTGTATAGCAACTCGTGGTATGAGCATGTAACTCGTATTAGATCACTTTTTGAGAAGTTAACTGAGGCAAATCTTACTGTAAATCTTGTCAAAAGTGAGATTGCACATGCAAATGTTATTTTTCTAGGTCACGTGGTTGGTCAAGGCGAGGTAAAACCCGTCAAGGCCAAGGTTGAGGCTATTGACAAATATCCAGTCCCAGCTACGAAAAAGCAATTAATGCGATTTTTAGGTATGGCTAGGTACTATAGGAGATTTTGTCGGAATTTTTCCGATGTTGCTGCTCCGCTCACGAATTTATTGAGTAAGAGCACAAAGTTTGTTTGGACAGAGAGTTGTCAAAATGCTTTTGATAAAATCAAGGCAATCTTAATGAGTTCCCCTGTTTTAAGAGCTCCAAATTTTTCTAAGCAGTTTACGTTAGCAACAGACGCAAGTGATTTTGGTGTAGGCGCTGTTCTCTTACAAGTCGATGATCACGGTGTCGATCACCCAGTGTGTTATTTTTCTAAACAGTTCAATTCACATCAAAAGAATTATTCCACCATTGAGAAGGAAACGTTATCTTTGTTGTTAGGACTTCAACATTTTGATGTTTACTTAGGCACTACTTCATTTCCAATTATCGTGCTAACCGATCATAATCCTTTAACGTTTTTGCAAAAGATGAGAAACAAGAATCAAAGATTGATTCGATGGAGCTTATTTTTGCAACagtataatttatgtattaagcacattaaaggaaaagaaaatgtcattcCAGATGTATTGTCAAGAGCATAA